In Streptomyces sp. NBC_00483, a single window of DNA contains:
- a CDS encoding alpha/beta hydrolase — MRSWKCQKASVPVHPTYVLVHGAFANSFSFAPLQAELGLLGHRSAAVDLPGHGFAATYPAAYQAPQDAAGLASTPGVIKGVTLADNAAHLIGVLERAKENGPVVLVSHSRGGATATAAANQRPDLIDHIVYVASWCPVDLTVGAYYAEPEMASVDAASLGLAMAGDPAELGLLRVNFRTADEKALDAFREAFIADGTDDEFRTFLNTFQPDENLDVGTEDDRAQAATWGRIPKTYVRLSRDTSLPPALQDRLIREGDALTPDNPFRVRTLDSSHLKWLVDPAPAARVLAEVAELL, encoded by the coding sequence ATGCGGTCCTGGAAGTGTCAGAAAGCGAGCGTGCCTGTGCACCCGACGTACGTCCTCGTCCATGGAGCGTTCGCCAACTCCTTCTCCTTCGCGCCGCTCCAGGCGGAACTCGGTCTGCTCGGGCACCGCTCGGCCGCCGTCGACCTGCCGGGACACGGCTTCGCGGCGACCTACCCGGCCGCGTACCAGGCCCCGCAGGACGCGGCGGGCCTCGCCTCGACGCCGGGCGTCATCAAGGGAGTCACCCTCGCCGACAACGCCGCGCACCTGATCGGCGTCCTGGAACGGGCCAAGGAGAACGGCCCGGTCGTCCTCGTCTCGCACAGCCGCGGCGGCGCCACCGCCACGGCGGCGGCCAACCAGCGGCCCGACCTGATCGACCACATCGTCTACGTGGCGTCCTGGTGCCCGGTCGACCTCACCGTGGGCGCCTACTACGCCGAACCGGAGATGGCCTCGGTCGACGCCGCCTCCCTGGGCCTTGCGATGGCGGGCGACCCGGCCGAACTCGGGCTGCTGCGCGTCAACTTCCGCACCGCGGACGAGAAGGCGCTCGACGCGTTCAGGGAGGCCTTCATCGCCGACGGCACCGACGACGAGTTCCGCACCTTCCTCAACACCTTCCAGCCGGACGAGAACCTCGACGTCGGCACCGAGGACGACCGCGCGCAGGCCGCGACGTGGGGCCGCATCCCGAAGACGTACGTACGCCTCTCGCGCGACACGAGCCTGCCGCCCGCCCTCCAGGACCGGCTGATCCGCGAGGGCGACGCGCTGACCCCGGACAACCCCTTCCGGGTCCGCACCCTCGACAGCTCGCACCTGAAGTGGCTGGTCGACCCGGCGCCGGCGGCGCGGGTGCTGGCGGAGGTGGCGGAACTCCTGTAG
- a CDS encoding LacI family DNA-binding transcriptional regulator encodes MVTLAEVARHAGVSASTVSYVLSGKRSISAATRERVETSVRRLGYHPNAGARALASSKSNIIALMVPLRTDMYVPVIMEIATAVATAARTHGYDILLLTGEEGAQAVRRIEGSALADAVIVMDVELDDERLPLLRTASRPAVLIGLPADTNGLNCVDLDFAAAGALCADHLAGLGHREIAVIGEAAAVYERRTGFAERTLTGLRERSAELGLRLLHRPCEGSYASVSATLSRIYDERPGTSAFIVQNEAATDPLLALLRQSGRAVPEDVSVVAVCPEQVARHASVPLTSVAVPAQEMGRRAVEQIVAQIEGRGSAEEVVLLTPELTIRESAAQAPPAA; translated from the coding sequence ATGGTCACGCTCGCAGAGGTCGCCAGGCACGCCGGAGTCTCCGCGAGCACCGTGAGTTACGTCCTCAGCGGCAAGCGGTCCATCTCGGCGGCCACCCGCGAGCGCGTCGAGACGAGCGTGCGCCGGCTCGGCTACCACCCCAACGCCGGGGCCCGCGCCCTTGCCAGCAGCAAGTCCAACATCATCGCCCTGATGGTGCCGCTGCGCACCGACATGTACGTACCGGTGATCATGGAGATCGCGACGGCGGTCGCCACCGCCGCCCGCACCCACGGCTACGACATCCTGCTGCTCACCGGCGAGGAGGGCGCCCAGGCCGTGCGCCGCATCGAGGGCAGCGCGTTGGCGGACGCCGTGATCGTCATGGACGTCGAGCTGGACGACGAGCGGCTGCCGCTGCTGCGCACCGCGAGCCGCCCCGCCGTCCTCATCGGCCTGCCGGCCGACACCAACGGACTCAACTGCGTGGACCTGGACTTCGCCGCCGCGGGCGCGCTGTGCGCCGACCACCTCGCGGGTCTCGGGCACCGCGAGATCGCCGTCATCGGCGAGGCCGCCGCCGTCTACGAGCGCCGCACCGGCTTCGCCGAGCGCACGCTGACGGGCCTGCGCGAGCGCAGCGCCGAACTCGGCCTGCGGCTCCTGCACCGCCCCTGCGAGGGCAGTTACGCCTCGGTGTCGGCGACACTGTCACGGATCTACGACGAGCGCCCCGGCACCAGCGCGTTCATCGTGCAGAACGAGGCCGCCACCGACCCGCTGCTCGCGCTGCTGCGCCAGTCCGGGCGGGCGGTCCCCGAGGACGTGTCGGTCGTCGCGGTCTGCCCCGAGCAGGTCGCGCGGCACGCGTCGGTGCCGCTCACCTCGGTCGCCGTGCCCGCGCAGGAGATGGGGCGGCGCGCGGTGGAACAGATCGTCGCGCAGATCGAGGGCCGCGGCTCGGCCGAGGAAGTCGTGCTGCTGACCCCGGAGTTGACCATCAGGGAGAGCGCGGCACAGGCGCCGCCCGCCGCATAA
- a CDS encoding glycosyl hydrolase family 95 catalytic domain-containing protein, which produces MIPEHPHGTWETAPADRWEDAYLSGNGRHGALAFGDPHDDRVIVTHHSLVRPDGGPQPGPPSLADQLPLLQDQLLAGDVTAAERFTDGRPLRWVRAFHPAFQVRFVRDDAAGRGYRRAVDFATGVAEARCGGWCSRVFVSRADDVVVQYVTGAGLDGEVALDPRLSGVPAGLRIGRGVVLAPHGPTLHGPTPYGARLTLRCRYPDSDLGFTGVTLALVRGGRTTVGGSGLRVEGASGLLLLTRVRRHVGELDAESEAGALTDLIDPSGSTDATYDALLARHEALHRTAYERATFDLDAPRHQRGLPGTELLERTQSPALLERLFAAGRYHLLSSSGALPPRLTGLWTGEWDTAWSGAFTTDANLNLQTASAVACALPETVEAQGALIQGQLAHWRDNARLVFGARGIVAPAHTDGESGHAYHYQRAYPMHLWTAGADWLLTPLLEQAEATGERPTWLAAAVTQLALFYEDFLTRTGPDGRIAIVPSYSPENRPANASWGTVNATMDVAAARHALRTAAAWHRGPDGDRWTALADRLPDYRVNDDGALAEWAWPGLDDSYDHRHLSHLYPVWPHHDITPYDAPDLAKAARRALELRGAENDSAHGHLHHALIAARLRDAPRVADCLRHVLTGDYFHTSLMSAHYPRRDVYNADAAHTLPALVTEALLQSTPERLVLLPALPADWRRGAVRGLRTRFGAHVDLRWGNGRCKALVRPDRDADVELKTPEDDAGRLRLDAGVEHELHFRSR; this is translated from the coding sequence GTGATCCCCGAGCATCCCCATGGCACGTGGGAGACCGCGCCCGCCGACCGCTGGGAGGACGCCTATCTCAGCGGCAACGGCCGGCACGGCGCCCTCGCCTTCGGCGATCCGCACGACGACCGGGTCATCGTCACCCATCACAGTCTGGTCCGCCCGGACGGCGGCCCGCAGCCGGGGCCGCCCTCGCTCGCTGATCAACTCCCGCTTCTACAAGACCAGTTGCTCGCCGGTGACGTGACGGCGGCCGAGCGGTTCACGGACGGGCGGCCGCTGCGGTGGGTGCGCGCGTTCCATCCCGCCTTCCAGGTGCGCTTCGTGCGGGACGACGCCGCGGGGCGCGGCTACCGGCGCGCGGTCGACTTCGCGACGGGAGTGGCCGAGGCGCGCTGCGGCGGATGGTGTTCGCGGGTGTTCGTGTCGCGGGCGGACGACGTGGTGGTGCAGTACGTGACCGGCGCCGGGCTCGACGGCGAGGTGGCGCTCGACCCGCGCCTGAGCGGCGTCCCCGCCGGGCTCCGCATCGGCCGCGGCGTCGTCCTGGCCCCGCACGGCCCGACCCTGCACGGCCCGACCCCGTACGGCGCCCGGCTCACCCTGCGCTGCCGCTACCCGGACAGCGACCTCGGCTTCACCGGGGTGACACTCGCGCTGGTGCGGGGCGGGCGCACGACGGTCGGCGGATCGGGCCTGCGCGTCGAGGGCGCGAGCGGGCTGCTGCTCCTGACGCGGGTGCGCAGACACGTCGGGGAGCTGGACGCGGAGAGCGAGGCGGGCGCGCTCACGGACCTGATCGACCCGAGCGGCTCCACCGACGCGACGTACGACGCTCTCCTCGCCCGGCACGAGGCCCTGCACAGGACCGCCTACGAACGCGCCACCTTCGACCTCGACGCCCCGCGCCACCAACGCGGCCTGCCCGGCACCGAGTTGCTGGAGCGCACGCAGAGCCCGGCCCTCCTTGAGCGGCTGTTCGCGGCAGGCCGCTACCACCTGCTCAGCTCCTCGGGCGCCCTGCCGCCCCGGCTGACCGGGCTGTGGACCGGCGAGTGGGACACGGCATGGTCGGGCGCGTTCACCACGGACGCGAACCTGAACCTCCAGACGGCGTCGGCGGTCGCCTGCGCCCTCCCCGAGACGGTCGAAGCCCAAGGTGCGCTCATTCAGGGCCAGTTGGCGCACTGGCGGGACAACGCGCGACTCGTCTTCGGCGCCCGTGGCATCGTCGCGCCCGCGCACACCGACGGCGAGTCGGGACACGCGTACCACTATCAGCGCGCGTACCCGATGCATCTGTGGACGGCGGGCGCCGACTGGCTGCTCACACCGCTCCTCGAACAGGCCGAGGCCACCGGCGAGCGACCCACCTGGCTCGCGGCCGCCGTCACCCAACTCGCCCTGTTCTACGAGGACTTCCTTACGCGAACAGGGCCCGACGGGCGGATCGCGATCGTGCCCTCCTACTCCCCGGAGAACCGGCCCGCGAACGCGAGCTGGGGCACCGTCAACGCCACCATGGACGTCGCGGCGGCCCGGCACGCGCTGCGCACCGCCGCCGCCTGGCACCGGGGCCCCGACGGCGACCGCTGGACGGCGCTGGCCGACCGGCTCCCCGACTACCGGGTCAACGACGACGGGGCGCTCGCCGAGTGGGCGTGGCCGGGCCTCGACGACAGCTACGACCACCGGCACCTCAGCCATCTGTACCCGGTGTGGCCGCACCACGACATCACGCCGTACGACGCCCCGGATCTGGCGAAGGCGGCGCGGCGGGCGCTCGAGCTGCGCGGCGCCGAGAACGACTCCGCGCACGGGCATCTGCACCACGCCCTGATCGCGGCCCGGCTGCGCGACGCGCCACGCGTCGCAGACTGCCTGCGGCACGTCCTGACCGGGGACTACTTCCACACCTCGCTGATGAGCGCGCACTACCCGCGCCGCGACGTCTACAACGCGGACGCCGCGCACACCCTGCCCGCGCTGGTCACGGAGGCGCTCCTGCAGTCCACGCCCGAGCGCCTGGTCCTGCTGCCCGCGCTCCCCGCCGACTGGCGGCGGGGAGCGGTGCGGGGCCTGCGCACGCGGTTCGGGGCGCACGTGGATCTGCGGTGGGGCAACGGCAGATGCAAGGCGCTCGTCCGTCCCGACCGGGACGCGGACGTGGAGCTCAAGACACCCGAGGACGACGCGGGACGGTTGCGCCTGGACGCGGGAGTGGAGCACGAACTCCACTTCCGCAGCCGCTAG